One part of the Myxococcales bacterium genome encodes these proteins:
- the dnaB gene encoding replicative DNA helicase has product MSELAPAPIVSHRAPPNNADAERSALGSVLLKPSCFDEVATSLTADDFFLPVHREIFDAMFTIDKRRQAIDIISLGDELKTRGALARVEGGPAYLINLANSVPTAENVAQYVRIVKEKATLRRLIGACAEIQSRAFGEFGDYEEFLDQAESLVFEVAQQNRKESYAVVGDHMTEVLENIEARAAERKDVNGVPTGFKKFDALSAGLQPENLIIVAARPGVGKTSWVVNVCVNAALHHNVPVLIFSLEMSKYELMERMLASEARIDQSRIRRGFIEYADWKNKIYPAGGRLAAAPIMIDDSAAPSILDVRAKARRFRGDLRHFPPPKPDANGRIPRQLGLIVIDYLQLCRGSSKKDDNREREIAEISRGLKSLAKDLKIPVIACSQLNRGLEKREDKRPQMSDLRESGAIEQDADMICFIHREEVFNPDDTENRGKAELIVAKHRNGATGTVPMTFIREFTKFENYADENEAPFE; this is encoded by the coding sequence ATGTCCGAATTGGCCCCCGCCCCCATCGTCAGCCACCGCGCGCCCCCGAACAACGCCGACGCCGAGCGGTCGGCACTCGGCAGCGTGCTGCTCAAGCCCAGCTGCTTCGACGAGGTCGCCACCAGCCTCACCGCAGACGACTTCTTCCTACCCGTACATCGCGAAATCTTCGACGCGATGTTCACCATCGACAAACGGCGCCAGGCCATCGACATCATCTCGCTCGGCGACGAGCTGAAGACCCGCGGGGCCCTCGCGCGGGTCGAGGGAGGGCCGGCTTACCTGATCAACCTCGCCAACTCGGTGCCGACTGCGGAGAACGTGGCGCAGTACGTGCGCATCGTGAAGGAGAAAGCCACGCTGCGGCGCCTCATCGGCGCCTGTGCCGAGATCCAGTCGCGCGCGTTCGGCGAGTTCGGTGACTACGAAGAGTTCCTGGACCAGGCCGAGTCTTTGGTCTTCGAGGTGGCCCAGCAGAACCGCAAGGAAAGCTACGCGGTCGTGGGCGACCACATGACCGAAGTGCTCGAAAACATCGAAGCCCGCGCGGCAGAGCGCAAGGACGTCAACGGCGTTCCCACCGGCTTCAAAAAATTCGACGCCTTGTCGGCAGGGCTGCAGCCAGAAAACCTCATCATCGTTGCGGCGCGGCCGGGCGTCGGCAAGACGTCTTGGGTCGTAAACGTCTGCGTCAACGCGGCGCTTCACCACAACGTCCCGGTGCTCATCTTTTCGCTCGAAATGTCGAAGTACGAACTGATGGAGCGTATGTTGGCCAGCGAGGCCCGGATCGACCAGAGCCGGATCCGGCGCGGCTTCATCGAGTACGCCGACTGGAAGAACAAGATCTACCCCGCCGGGGGCCGGCTCGCGGCTGCGCCCATCATGATCGACGACTCCGCGGCCCCGAGCATTCTGGACGTTCGTGCCAAGGCGCGTCGTTTTCGAGGAGACCTGCGCCATTTCCCGCCCCCGAAACCGGACGCAAATGGACGCATCCCCCGGCAGCTCGGGCTCATCGTCATCGACTACCTCCAGCTGTGTCGCGGCTCGAGCAAAAAGGACGACAACCGTGAGCGCGAGATTGCCGAGATCTCCCGAGGCCTCAAGTCCTTGGCCAAGGACCTGAAGATCCCCGTCATCGCCTGCTCCCAGTTGAACCGGGGGTTGGAAAAGCGCGAAGACAAACGGCCGCAGATGTCGGACCTCCGCGAGTCGGGCGCGATCGAGCAGGACGCAGACATGATCTGCTTCATCCACCGCGAAGAGGTCTTCAACCCGGACGACACCGAGAACCGCGGCAAGGCGGAGCTCATCGTGGCCAAGCACCGAAACGGCGCCACGGGGACGGTTCCCATGACCTTCATCCGCGAGTTCACCAAGTTCGAGAACTACGCGGACGAGAACGAGGCGCCGTTCGAGTGA
- the rplI gene encoding 50S ribosomal protein L9, producing the protein MQVILREDVENLGNAGDVVVIRPGYARNYLLPRGLAMPATAGAVKKIEHERRVIAARNAKLLKDLDAAAAKLSATAVTIARAVGEGDRLYGSVTSRDIAEAIQKQGVAVDAKRIVLDEPIKRLGLTEVPVKLGRNITATVKVWVVKQDA; encoded by the coding sequence ATGCAAGTCATTCTCCGAGAAGACGTCGAGAACCTCGGCAATGCAGGTGACGTGGTGGTCATCCGCCCCGGCTACGCCCGCAACTATTTGCTGCCCCGCGGACTCGCCATGCCGGCGACGGCGGGCGCCGTCAAGAAGATCGAGCACGAGCGCCGCGTGATCGCGGCTCGTAATGCCAAGTTGCTCAAGGACCTCGACGCGGCCGCCGCGAAGCTGTCGGCCACCGCCGTCACTATCGCCCGCGCCGTCGGCGAAGGCGACCGTCTCTACGGCTCGGTCACGAGCCGCGACATCGCCGAAGCCATTCAAAAGCAGGGCGTGGCGGTCGACGCCAAGCGCATCGTACTCGACGAGCCTATCAAGCGGCTCGGCCTGACTGAGGTCCCTGTGAAACTCGGTCGCAACATCACCGCCACCGTCAAGGTGTGGGTGGTGAAGCAAGACGCCTGA
- a CDS encoding 50S ribosomal protein L25 — protein MDFAQIDADVRTTTGKGSARRTRSSGKVPAILYGRKEPPLALSIDPNAIVKAMDKERRRNTVFSLNVGGHAQGPLTVMVRDAQISPLSRRIEHVDFIRIDLDEEVRVTVPIVLKGTPQGVVLGGTLHQSVHELRLAAKPGAIPARIEVDVTELGIGAVVHVRDLKLVQGLRPLLHAEDAIASVMSHRDTPEAVAETAAATPAAAAAAAPAKDAKKEDKK, from the coding sequence ATGGACTTCGCACAAATCGACGCAGACGTACGTACGACCACGGGCAAGGGCTCGGCCCGCCGCACCCGCTCCTCTGGCAAGGTGCCCGCCATTCTGTACGGACGCAAAGAGCCTCCGCTGGCCCTCTCGATCGATCCGAACGCGATCGTCAAGGCGATGGACAAGGAACGTCGGCGCAACACCGTGTTCTCTCTCAACGTGGGCGGCCACGCGCAAGGCCCGTTGACCGTCATGGTGCGCGACGCGCAGATTAGCCCCCTCTCTCGCCGCATCGAGCACGTGGATTTCATCCGCATCGACCTCGACGAAGAAGTCCGCGTGACCGTTCCCATCGTGCTCAAGGGCACGCCTCAAGGCGTGGTGCTGGGCGGCACCCTTCACCAGAGCGTTCACGAGCTGCGTTTGGCTGCCAAGCCAGGCGCCATTCCGGCCCGCATCGAGGTGGACGTGACCGAGCTCGGCATCGGCGCCGTCGTTCACGTGCGGGACCTCAAGCTGGTCCAGGGGCTGCGTCCCCTGCTTCACGCCGAGGATGCCATCGCCTCGGTCATGAGCCACCGCGACACGCCGGAGGCCGTCGCCGAGACCGCAGCCGCCACGCCCGCCGCTGCCGCTGCCGCTGCGCCCGCGAAGGACGCCAAAAAGGAAGACAAGAAGTAA
- the rpsR gene encoding 30S ribosomal protein S18: MDRSFDQETEARPQRSRHPIYTDPAYRVDYKDVELLRQFVTERGKLIPRRLTGLTAKRQREVALAIRRARMIALMPYGASST; the protein is encoded by the coding sequence ATGGATCGCAGCTTCGATCAAGAGACGGAAGCCCGTCCCCAACGCTCACGGCACCCGATCTACACGGACCCGGCGTACAGGGTCGACTACAAGGACGTCGAGTTGCTTCGCCAGTTCGTCACCGAACGCGGCAAGCTGATTCCGCGCCGGCTCACGGGCCTCACGGCCAAGCGTCAGCGCGAAGTGGCCCTGGCGATTCGTCGCGCCCGCATGATTGCCCTCATGCCTTACGGCGCCTCGTCGACCTAA
- the pth gene encoding aminoacyl-tRNA hydrolase, translating into MWLVVGLGNPGPKYEDTRHNLGFMVETALRDRARAPAAKTKFGGETTDAELCGQRIVFLRPMEYMNLSGQSVGRMAGFWKIPPERVLVVHDELDVPFARLKLASGGGPGGHNGLKSLISHLGTKDFPRVRAGVGRPPPGRDPADYLLSRFSSDERKQLPAFVDLAADAVEAVVELGITAAMNRFNGRALGPVE; encoded by the coding sequence ATGTGGCTGGTGGTAGGCCTCGGAAATCCAGGGCCGAAGTACGAAGACACGCGACACAATCTGGGCTTCATGGTCGAAACGGCCCTCCGAGACCGTGCGCGCGCCCCCGCGGCGAAGACGAAGTTCGGGGGGGAGACCACGGACGCCGAGCTCTGCGGCCAGCGGATCGTGTTCTTGAGGCCCATGGAATACATGAATCTGTCCGGCCAATCCGTGGGACGTATGGCCGGATTCTGGAAGATCCCGCCCGAGCGTGTGCTGGTGGTCCACGACGAGCTCGACGTACCCTTCGCCCGCCTCAAGCTGGCGTCCGGAGGGGGCCCCGGCGGCCACAACGGCCTCAAGTCTCTCATCTCTCACCTCGGCACCAAGGACTTTCCCCGCGTGCGGGCCGGCGTGGGCCGTCCGCCGCCCGGGCGAGATCCAGCCGACTACCTGCTGTCTCGCTTCTCGTCTGACGAGCGCAAGCAGCTTCCCGCCTTCGTGGACCTGGCAGCGGATGCGGTGGAAGCGGTGGTGGAGCTGGGCATCACGGCCGCCATGAACCGCTTCAACGGACGCGCCCTCGGGCCGGTCGAATAG
- a CDS encoding ribose-phosphate pyrophosphokinase, whose amino-acid sequence MKALTIFSGNAHRALTEAICRQLEVPMGRAEVTRFADGEVYVEIKENVRGVNCFVVQPTCTPVNDNLMELLVMIDALRRASAGSIIGVIPYFGYARQDRKTKPRTPISARLAADVLTAAGVTRVLAMDLHAGQIQGFFNIPVDHLYAMPVQMEYLKTHFGAQAVIVSPDAGGVERARAFSKRLNCGLAIIDKRRPAANVAEVVNIIGDVKDRDAIIVDDLIDTAGTLCAAAKAIKDQGARSVHACCTHGLLSGPALERIVASPIDQVIVTDSIPHRSEVVENPKIKVLSIAPLLSEAVKRIHTGDSISSLFI is encoded by the coding sequence CTGAAAGCTCTCACCATTTTTTCCGGAAACGCCCACCGGGCGCTGACGGAGGCGATCTGCAGGCAGCTCGAGGTTCCGATGGGCCGCGCCGAGGTGACCCGCTTCGCAGACGGTGAGGTTTACGTCGAGATCAAGGAGAACGTCCGGGGAGTGAATTGCTTCGTGGTTCAACCCACGTGCACCCCGGTCAACGACAACCTGATGGAACTGCTGGTCATGATCGACGCGCTACGACGCGCCTCGGCTGGCTCGATCATCGGCGTCATTCCTTATTTCGGCTACGCGCGCCAGGACCGGAAGACCAAACCGCGAACGCCGATCTCGGCCCGGCTTGCCGCCGACGTGCTCACGGCCGCCGGCGTGACACGTGTGCTGGCCATGGACCTCCATGCAGGCCAGATCCAAGGCTTCTTCAACATTCCCGTCGACCACTTGTACGCGATGCCCGTGCAGATGGAGTACCTCAAGACGCACTTCGGGGCTCAGGCGGTGATCGTCTCGCCAGACGCCGGCGGCGTCGAGCGCGCGCGTGCGTTCTCCAAGCGCCTCAACTGTGGTCTTGCCATCATCGATAAACGTCGGCCGGCGGCCAACGTGGCCGAGGTCGTCAACATCATCGGCGACGTGAAAGATCGCGACGCCATCATTGTCGACGACCTGATCGATACCGCGGGGACCTTGTGCGCTGCCGCCAAAGCCATCAAGGACCAGGGCGCGCGGTCGGTGCACGCTTGTTGTACCCACGGCCTGCTCTCCGGGCCGGCGCTCGAGCGCATCGTGGCCTCGCCCATCGACCAGGTCATCGTCACCGACAGCATTCCCCACCGCAGCGAGGTGGTGGAGAATCCCAAGATCAAGGTCCTGTCGATCGCCCCCCTCCTCAGCGAGGCGGTCAAGCGCATCCACACGGGAGATTCGATCAGCTCGCTTTTCATATAG
- the rpsF gene encoding 30S ribosomal protein S6: MAAERLLSSRDIPGRLREYETIYILRPDANETTISEVNKKVRGVIEGNGGQLLKVENWGKRRLAFEVQKHLKGTYLFWHYLGKSGLVDEVERNLKIADSVIRFYTVKIAENVEPGSKEASVTDESFASASVPGPDEEDLAVGHRSSAASHDDDDDDDDVIGARVSASAEGEEK; encoded by the coding sequence ATGGCAGCAGAAAGACTGCTCTCGAGCCGCGACATACCTGGGCGGCTGCGTGAGTACGAAACGATCTATATCCTGCGTCCCGACGCCAACGAAACCACGATTTCGGAGGTGAACAAGAAGGTGCGCGGGGTCATCGAAGGCAATGGTGGCCAGCTTCTCAAGGTCGAGAACTGGGGCAAGCGTCGCCTGGCCTTCGAGGTGCAAAAGCACCTCAAGGGCACCTACCTGTTCTGGCACTACCTCGGCAAGTCCGGCCTGGTGGACGAGGTCGAGCGCAACCTGAAGATCGCCGACTCGGTCATCCGCTTTTACACCGTCAAGATCGCCGAGAACGTCGAGCCGGGCAGCAAGGAAGCCAGCGTCACGGACGAGTCCTTCGCCAGCGCCTCCGTGCCCGGACCCGACGAAGAAGATCTGGCCGTGGGTCACCGTTCGTCGGCCGCTTCCCACGATGACGATGACGATGATGACGACGTGATTGGTGCGCGCGTCTCTGCAAGCGCCGAAGGCGAGGAGAAATAA